From the genome of Oceanococcus atlanticus:
CCGAGTTCGCGCATCGCGTGCAACACGCGGCGGTGGACCGGCTTGAGACCGTCGCGCACATCCGGCAACGCGCGGCCCACAATCACGCTCATCGCGTAATCCAGGTAGGACTGCCGCATCTCGTCTTCGAGATTGATCGGCAACACTTCCTTGGCAAATTCGCTCATGCTCTACCTTGTCTGGCCATTCACAAACGGCACTGCGGCGACCGCTGGGCGGCCCTCTCCCCCGCTGCGCACAACAGGCTTGAAAAAAGAGCCAATTCTACCATGCGCAGGCGTCTACGGCGCGTCATCGACGCCAATTTGGCGAGCAAAGCGCAGCCGCGGCGCAAGCGCCATCGGCGGATGGGTACAATGCGCCTGCATTTGCCCCGGCTCCGTCGATGTCGCGCCCCACTCCTGATCTGCTCATCAGCCCGCGCTGGCTGATTCCGGTCGTGCCGCATGGCACGGTGCTGGAGAACCACAGCCTGCTGATTGGCGGCGGCCGCATCCTCGACATCCTGCCCACCGGGGCCCAGAGCTTCAGCGATGTGCGCGAAATCAGACTGCCTGGCCATGCGCTGATCCCGGGGCTTATCAACATGCACACGCATGCGGCGATGAACCTGATGCGCGGGATTGCCGACGACCTGCCGCTGATGACCTGGCTGGAACAACACATCTGGCCGCTGGAAGGGCGCTTCGTCGACGAGCATTACTGTCACATCGGGGTGCGTCATGCCATCGCCGAGATGCTGCGCGGCGGGGTCACCTGTTTCAACGACATGTATTTCTTCCCCGAAGCCACCGCGGCAGAGGCCTCGGCGGCCGGCATGCGCGCGCAGGTCGGCATGCTGCTGATTGATGGCCCCACCGCCTACGCACAAGGGCCGGATGAATATTTCAGCAAGGGCTTGGCGTTGCATGACGCCTGGCAGGGCGACAGCCTGATCAGCACCTGCTTCGCCCCCCACGCACCCTACACGGTGGGCGATGATTCGCTCAAACGCTGCCGGGTGCTGGCCGACGAGCTGGGTGTGGGCATCCACATGCACGTGCACGAAACCGCATTCGAGGTCGACAGCGCACTCAAGGCCACCGGTTTGCGTCCACTGCAGCGCCTGGAACAGCTGGGCCTGATCAACCCTCGCCTGCTTGCGGTGCACATGACCCAGCTCAACGCTCAGGACATCAGCATGCTCGCCGGGGCCGGCGCGCATGTCCTGCATTGCCCCGAATCCAACCTCAAACTGGCCAGCGGCTTCTGCCCCACCGCGGCACTGGCCGATGCCGGGGTCAACCTGACCCTGGGCACCGACGGAGCAGCCAGCAACAATGACCTGGACATGCTCGGCGAAATGCGCAGCGCTGCCCTGCTGGCCAAGGCCGTGGCCCAGCGCGCCGACGCCATGCCCGCGGCCGATGTCCTGGCCATGGCCACCATCAATGCTGCCCGCGCGCTGGGCCGCGACGACATCGGCTCGCTGGAGCCCGGAAAATGGGCTGACCTGTGCGCCATTGACCTCTCCGGACTGGAGCAACAGCCGCTGTACGATCCGGTGTCGCAGATCGTCTACGCCAGCAACCGCAGCCAGGTCACCCACACCTGGATCGGCGGACGCGCTGTCCTGCGCGAGCGCAAACTGACCACGCTTGATGAGGCGGACCTGCTGCAGCAAGTTGCCGCCTACCGCGAAAAGATCGCCGGAGCACGCCCATGAACACAGCCACACACAAGACCAATGCCGATCCCGGCGAACTGCAACACTTTGCCGCGCTGGCCCAACAATGGTGGGACACCAAAGGCCCCATGGGCCCGTTGCACGAAATCAACCCGCTGCGCCTGTCTTTCATCCAACGCTTTGAATCACTGGATGGCCTTAAGGCACTGGATGTGGGCTGCGGCGGCGGCATCCTGAGCGAAGCTTTGGCACGGGCCGGCGCCCACACCTGCGCCATCGATCTGGCTCACGAATCCGTTGAAGTGGCGCGCCAGCACGCCGCAGAACAAGGCCTGGAGGTGGAGTATCTGGAAATCTCCGCCGAAGATCTGGCCGAGCAGCGCGAGGCCCAGTTCGACGTCATCACCTGCATGGAGATGCTCGAGCACGTACCCGACCCGCAATCGGTGATCGCCGCCTGCACCCGCCTGCTCAAACCCGGCGGACGCCTTTACCTGTCAACCATCAACCGCAACCCCAAAGCCTTCGCCCTGGCCATCGTCGGCGCCGAGCATGTGCTTGGCCTGATTCCCAAGGGCACCCATGAATACGCCAAGTTCATCAAACCTTCGGAGCTGGCCGGCTGGTGCCGGCAATGCGGCCTGCACAGCGGGCCAACCGAAGGCATGACCTACAACCCGCTGACCCGCACACATCGCTTAAGCCGCGATGTGTCCGTCAATTACCTGATGCGCGCCATCAAGCCCGCCTGAGACTTTGTCCACGATGCAAACCCCTTCCGCCCTCGCCGGCCGCAAGATACTGATCACCGGTGCCACCGGTGTGCTTGGCCGTGCCCTGTCCGTCACACTGGCGCAAATGGGCGCCGAACTGATCCTGCTGGCGCGACGCAAAAGTCGCCTGGAAGAACTCGACGATGTCATTGCCGAAGCAGGCGGCACACCACCCACCCTGGTCGAACTGGATTTCCTGCGCGCTGACGACATCCTCTATCAAGAGCTAGCTGGCGCGCTGGCACAAGAACATGCTGCCGACGGCCTGCATGGCCTCGTTTTGGCCTCCGGCCTGCACACCGGCCTGCATCCGCTGGAACACCTCAGTATCAAAGACTGGCGCAAAATCTTCGACGTCAATCTGAACGGGCCCTTCCTGCTCGTCCATCAACTGCTGCCGCTGCTCAAACAGGCCCAGGGTCACCTCATTGGCATCACTGCACCGCAAGACAATATGAGCCATGCGTTCTGGGGTGCCTACGGCGCCAGCAAGGCGGCGCTGGATGCGCTGCTGGCCGGTTGCGCCGAAGAAAACGAAAAGACTTTGCAGGTCACCCGTTTTGCACCGGCGCCCATGCCCAGCCCGATTCGCGGGGCGGTCTACCCAGGAGAAACGCTGGACAGCTTGCCGCCGGTACAAAACAATGTCGATCAGATCGTGGCGTTACTGGAACGTCCGCTCAGCCCTGCCGGCAGGATTTAGCAACAAACCGACCGACAGCGTGTAACCTTTAGCAAAATAAATCTGGTGGGGGCCAGTCATGTCGCTACGCATATTGATCATTGATGACGATCCGGATATCCAGGATCTGCTGTTCGCAGCGCTGGACGAGGAGACGTACATCCTGGATGCGGCCAGTGACGGCCCCAGCGGACTCGCGCTGGCCACTGAAAACGAATACGACGCGATCATCCTGGATATCAATATGCCGGGCATGAACGGATTCGAGCTGTGCAAGGAGCTGCGCGACAACGCGCGCATATCCACCCCCATCATGATGCTCACCTCGCGCGCCGAGGTTGAAGACCGCATCGCCGGCCTGGATTACGGGGCCGACGACTATCTGGCCAAACCCTTTGCTGTCGAGGAACTGGAAGCGCGCCTGCGCGCCATGACCCGACGCGGACGCCCGGTATTGGGCAACAAGATGAGCGTGGGCGACCTGGAGCTTGATCTGGAATCCAAATCAGCCAGCCGCGGCGGCAAGCACATTGCCCTGGCGCCGATCCACATCAAGATCCTGGCCATGCTGATGCGAGAATCGCCCAATCTGGTCAGCCGAGCCAAGCTCGAGGCTGACATCTGGGGCGATGAACCACCGGACTCGGATGCGTTGCGGGCGCATATCTATGCCCTGCGCACGGCGATCGACAAGCCGTTTGAAAACAAGCTGCTGCACACAGTGCCCAAACTCGGTTACCGCTTGGCTTTGCAGGCCGAATAAAGCACCAGCGCCCGGCCTGCGGCTCAACGCTGACTAGTCGTTGAGCTCCACACTGTCTGGCATGCGGCTACCCTGAAAACGCAGCAAACGCCCGAACAGGCGATCCGGGTCCACCCCCATGTCCTCGAACGAACCGGCGATGGGCTCGAGCATGCCAACCATACCGGCGCGGGTCAGGTCGTAGGCATCATGGAAACTGTCTTCGGAAAAGCCCAGCGCCACCGCATGATCTCTGGACTTCTTCACGTGGGTCGCCTCATCCCGCCGGATGTGCTTGATCAAGCGCGCAAAGCCGGTGTGCTTGCGCACATCGCCTGAGCTGAGCAACGCGGTCAGAGAAATACACACACCGGAATCCAGACCGGTGATGCGGGCGAAATGAGTACCCAGATCCCGGCTGGCCACGCGCATGAACAAACGCCGCGTACGACGTCGAATCTGCGGCACATCATCCGGCACGGGCAGATGGCCACGGGCCTGATGGATCAACCAGTTGTGGACCCGCTCTTCCGATTCAATCTCGCGCAAGGCGCGATGGTTGTAGGCCGTTTCTTCCGGACTCAGACGATTACACTCGTGGTGAAAAATATTGATCGCCGATTCTTCTGCACACACCAACACCGCCAAGATCCGCGCCGCGGCTTCCTGCTGCTTGTCAGCAATACCACCAAGCAGACTCATTTCGGTGGCCTGGGTATCGCAGTAATCCGCCATCATGGTCGCGGCGCGCTCACGCGAGCGCGGCTCCCAGGCCAGGCCGGCCAGAATAGAGGCCGGGTCTTCCGCGGTAAGATCCGGGTCCGGCACATCGAAGCAAAACGGCGTAATGCCCTGCGGCTGACTCAGCGCAGCGGGCAAGTGAGCCAGATCAGCATGAATGTCTTCGGCCTCCGCCTGAATCGCCTGCAACTGCTCGTCGAAAGAGGCTTCGAAGTTTTCACTCATAACGGGGTCTTGATTCGCCAAATAATCGGATAAGCGTACGTTCGCGTACGCGTGCGACCCAATGGTACGGAAAAACTCCCGGAAAATCAGGCGTCACCCTGCAGGCTGCTCGCTCAGTCGAAATGCTCAGCCAGTTCACCGATGCGCATCAGAGCCTGCTCAACCTGCAGACGCAGGCGCTCGCACTCCGCTTCGTCGGCGTCCCGCGGAACCTGAATCGGGTCACCGTAAACATAGTGCAGCTGACCAAACGGATACGGCACGATCATCGCATCCCAGGACGACAGCTCTTTGCGCCGCCGCGCCTGGTACGTCATCGGGATGATTGGCGCACCGGTCAACCGGGCCGCAGCTATCACCCCCGCCTGCACCTTGTATTTAGGACCACGCGGGCCATCGGGCGTAATCCCGAGATCGTGTCCGCGCTTGGCCGCGCGCAACATTTCGCGTAGCGCTTGGGCGCCACCGCGGCTGGATGAGCCGCGTATGCATTCAACCCCGAGATTGTCCATCGCCGCCGCAGCCAGGCTGCCATCACGTGACGCGCTGGCCAGCGGCGAAAACACCCGCCCCGGCGGACGGTGCGCCAAGTATCCAAAAGGCCCAAGAATATTGCGGTTATGCCAAGCCACAATAATGCACGGCTTGCCCGAATCGAACTGCGCCTTGAGCACGGCAAGATTGGTATAGCGCTTGCGGCTGGTGGCATGTATGAAGCGCATCAGGCCAGACATCAACGCCGCGAGCACGCGGGTTTTCCAAGGGTAGTTTTGAGCGGACACGGGGATCAGATCGAAAAGCGAGCGTGTATTTTGCCACCGATAACAAAAAAGCCCCCGCATGGCGGGGGCTTTCCATAACGCTATTAAGCGGCTGGCTTAGAAGCGGCCAGTCACACCGAGCACGAAACGATCGTTGAACTCTTGCATCTGATAGTCGATCTGCACACTCAGCGTCGGAATCACGAACATGCGCGCATGCAGGCCAATATCTTCTTCCGAGGCGTCTGCATCGGTATCCGCGTAGGACAGCCCCAGGCTGAGGTCGTTGTTGACGAAGAAATCACCACGCAGCAGGTACGAAATGGT
Proteins encoded in this window:
- a CDS encoding TRZ/ATZ family hydrolase, with product MSRPTPDLLISPRWLIPVVPHGTVLENHSLLIGGGRILDILPTGAQSFSDVREIRLPGHALIPGLINMHTHAAMNLMRGIADDLPLMTWLEQHIWPLEGRFVDEHYCHIGVRHAIAEMLRGGVTCFNDMYFFPEATAAEASAAGMRAQVGMLLIDGPTAYAQGPDEYFSKGLALHDAWQGDSLISTCFAPHAPYTVGDDSLKRCRVLADELGVGIHMHVHETAFEVDSALKATGLRPLQRLEQLGLINPRLLAVHMTQLNAQDISMLAGAGAHVLHCPESNLKLASGFCPTAALADAGVNLTLGTDGAASNNDLDMLGEMRSAALLAKAVAQRADAMPAADVLAMATINAARALGRDDIGSLEPGKWADLCAIDLSGLEQQPLYDPVSQIVYASNRSQVTHTWIGGRAVLRERKLTTLDEADLLQQVAAYREKIAGARP
- a CDS encoding lysophospholipid acyltransferase family protein; this translates as MSAQNYPWKTRVLAALMSGLMRFIHATSRKRYTNLAVLKAQFDSGKPCIIVAWHNRNILGPFGYLAHRPPGRVFSPLASASRDGSLAAAAMDNLGVECIRGSSSRGGAQALREMLRAAKRGHDLGITPDGPRGPKYKVQAGVIAAARLTGAPIIPMTYQARRRKELSSWDAMIVPYPFGQLHYVYGDPIQVPRDADEAECERLRLQVEQALMRIGELAEHFD
- a CDS encoding response regulator transcription factor, with translation MSLRILIIDDDPDIQDLLFAALDEETYILDAASDGPSGLALATENEYDAIILDINMPGMNGFELCKELRDNARISTPIMMLTSRAEVEDRIAGLDYGADDYLAKPFAVEELEARLRAMTRRGRPVLGNKMSVGDLELDLESKSASRGGKHIALAPIHIKILAMLMRESPNLVSRAKLEADIWGDEPPDSDALRAHIYALRTAIDKPFENKLLHTVPKLGYRLALQAE
- a CDS encoding SDR family NAD(P)-dependent oxidoreductase, whose amino-acid sequence is MQTPSALAGRKILITGATGVLGRALSVTLAQMGAELILLARRKSRLEELDDVIAEAGGTPPTLVELDFLRADDILYQELAGALAQEHAADGLHGLVLASGLHTGLHPLEHLSIKDWRKIFDVNLNGPFLLVHQLLPLLKQAQGHLIGITAPQDNMSHAFWGAYGASKAALDALLAGCAEENEKTLQVTRFAPAPMPSPIRGAVYPGETLDSLPPVQNNVDQIVALLERPLSPAGRI
- the ubiG gene encoding bifunctional 2-polyprenyl-6-hydroxyphenol methylase/3-demethylubiquinol 3-O-methyltransferase UbiG, which produces MNTATHKTNADPGELQHFAALAQQWWDTKGPMGPLHEINPLRLSFIQRFESLDGLKALDVGCGGGILSEALARAGAHTCAIDLAHESVEVARQHAAEQGLEVEYLEISAEDLAEQREAQFDVITCMEMLEHVPDPQSVIAACTRLLKPGGRLYLSTINRNPKAFALAIVGAEHVLGLIPKGTHEYAKFIKPSELAGWCRQCGLHSGPTEGMTYNPLTRTHRLSRDVSVNYLMRAIKPA